In the Mycolicibacterium thermoresistibile genome, one interval contains:
- a CDS encoding MCE family protein has protein sequence MEPRPGERRLHPAWWTVILVAAVTVFIVVTSAFFRGAFTATVPVTLSAERSGIILEPNAKVKMRGVEVGKVAHVEATGGAAQVRLELFPEQLARIPANVMAEIDSTTAFGAKFVNLVYPDNPSEERLTAGAVLHADRVATEVNTVFENVVELIGMIDPAKLNAVLSATAEAVRGQGERIGEATTALSEVLQAVNDRSGLIREDWRAFKAFNDTYAAVAEDLLTVLDAASVTSETLVDHSAALDALLLSVTGFGRAGSGLLEESRDDLVTAARVLEPTTALLHRYSPSYTCLLQGAQLLLENGAYDVYGGADGRSLIFDVGLLPGNDLYEYPRHLPVVAAKGGPGGRPGCGSLPDVAENFPVRKLITDTGWGTGLDIRPNPGIGSPCFANWFPVTRAVPEPPSIRTCLPGPAIGPVPYPGAPPYGAPMYGPGGVPLWPGVPPAGPEPGPAQPDSNGQTPP, from the coding sequence ATGGAACCGAGGCCTGGCGAACGGCGCCTCCACCCGGCGTGGTGGACAGTGATCCTGGTGGCCGCCGTGACGGTGTTCATCGTGGTGACGTCGGCGTTCTTCCGCGGTGCGTTCACCGCGACGGTGCCGGTGACCCTGAGCGCGGAGCGGTCGGGCATCATCCTGGAACCCAACGCGAAGGTGAAGATGCGTGGGGTCGAGGTCGGCAAGGTCGCCCATGTCGAGGCGACCGGCGGCGCCGCGCAGGTGAGGTTGGAACTGTTCCCCGAGCAGCTGGCGCGGATTCCGGCGAACGTCATGGCCGAGATCGACTCCACCACAGCGTTCGGGGCGAAGTTCGTCAATCTCGTCTACCCCGACAACCCGTCGGAGGAGCGCTTGACCGCCGGCGCGGTGCTGCATGCCGACAGGGTGGCCACGGAGGTCAACACGGTCTTCGAGAACGTCGTCGAGCTGATCGGGATGATCGACCCGGCCAAGCTCAACGCGGTGTTGTCGGCCACCGCGGAAGCCGTTCGGGGGCAGGGGGAACGGATCGGGGAGGCCACCACGGCGCTGTCGGAGGTGTTGCAGGCCGTCAACGATCGCAGCGGTCTGATCCGGGAGGACTGGCGTGCGTTCAAGGCGTTCAACGACACCTATGCCGCCGTGGCAGAGGACCTTCTCACCGTCCTGGACGCGGCGAGCGTCACCAGTGAGACCCTCGTCGATCATTCGGCGGCGTTGGACGCTTTGTTGCTCAGCGTCACCGGCTTCGGCCGGGCGGGTTCGGGGTTGCTGGAGGAGAGCAGGGACGACCTGGTCACCGCCGCGCGTGTGTTGGAGCCGACGACTGCGCTGCTGCACCGGTACAGCCCGTCGTACACCTGTCTGTTGCAGGGGGCGCAGCTGTTGTTGGAGAACGGGGCCTACGACGTCTACGGCGGCGCCGATGGGCGGTCTCTGATCTTCGATGTCGGGTTGCTGCCCGGCAACGATCTCTATGAGTATCCGCGTCATCTGCCGGTGGTGGCGGCCAAGGGCGGGCCGGGTGGCCGGCCGGGGTGCGGTTCGTTGCCGGATGTGGCGGAGAACTTCCCGGTTCGCAAGCTGATCACCGACACCGGTTGGGGGACGGGTCTGGACATCCGGCCGAATCCGGGTATCGGTTCGCCGTGTTTCGCCAACTGGTTCCCGGTGACCCGCGCGGTGCCCGAGCCGCCGAGCATCAGGACGTGTCTGCCGGGGCCGGCGATCGGGCCGGTGCCGTATCCGGGCGCCCCGCCGTACGGAGCGCCCATGTATGGACCGGGTGGGGTGCCGCTGTGGCCCGGTGTGCCGCCGGCGGGGCCGGAACCCGGTCCGGCGCAGCCGGACAGCAACGGCCAGACACCACCGTGA
- a CDS encoding MCE family protein: MGSLRAAVWRLAVFLVVCLFGAFTLLAVFAELRFDRGVNYFAEFANVSGLKEGDMVRIAGVEVGKVQNIAVNRDGTVRVGFSAEESVVLTEGSRAQIRYDDPIGNRFLALLEGAGGVARLAPGDTIPVDRTDPALDLDAVIGGFRPLFRALDADQVNALTGQLIKAFSGQGPTIASFLDQAAAVTNTLADRDVLIGEVIDNLATVLGTLGGHSERFDQAVDSLSELVSGLSVRRSELSQAIAGIDSGAGSFADLLADAREPFRRVVHELDRVAAIAVADHEYLDELLNRLPDKYRALNRQALHGDFFNFYLCEAVLKLNGKGGQPVFVKIAGQPTGRCTPK, translated from the coding sequence GTGGGAAGCCTGAGAGCTGCCGTCTGGCGGCTGGCCGTGTTCCTCGTGGTGTGCCTGTTCGGTGCGTTCACGTTGCTGGCGGTGTTCGCCGAGTTGCGGTTCGACCGGGGTGTGAACTATTTCGCCGAGTTCGCCAACGTGTCCGGGCTCAAGGAGGGGGACATGGTCCGGATCGCGGGGGTCGAGGTCGGAAAGGTGCAGAACATCGCCGTCAACCGGGACGGCACCGTCCGGGTGGGGTTCTCCGCGGAGGAGTCGGTGGTGCTCACCGAAGGCTCGCGGGCGCAGATCCGATACGACGATCCGATCGGGAACCGGTTCCTGGCGCTGCTGGAAGGTGCCGGAGGGGTCGCGCGGCTCGCACCCGGGGACACGATCCCGGTGGACCGGACCGATCCGGCGCTCGACCTGGACGCGGTGATCGGCGGTTTCCGGCCGTTGTTTCGGGCGCTGGACGCCGATCAGGTCAACGCGCTCACCGGTCAGCTGATCAAGGCGTTCTCCGGCCAGGGGCCCACCATTGCCTCGTTCCTGGATCAGGCGGCGGCGGTGACCAACACCCTGGCCGACCGTGATGTGTTGATCGGGGAGGTCATCGACAACCTCGCCACGGTGCTGGGCACCCTGGGCGGGCACAGTGAGCGATTCGATCAGGCGGTGGACTCATTGTCGGAGCTGGTGTCGGGACTGTCGGTCCGCCGCTCGGAGTTGTCGCAGGCGATCGCCGGCATCGACAGCGGCGCAGGGTCGTTCGCCGACCTGCTGGCGGACGCCCGCGAACCGTTCCGCAGAGTCGTTCACGAGTTGGATCGGGTGGCGGCGATCGCGGTGGCCGATCACGAGTATCTCGACGAGTTGCTCAACCGGCTGCCCGACAAGTACCGGGCGCTGAATCGCCAGGCGCTGCACGGTGATTTCTTCAACTTCTACCTGTGTGAAGCGGTGCTGAAACTCAACGGCAAGGGCGGTCAGCCGGTCTTCGTCAAGATCGCCGGCCAGCCCACGGGACGGTGCACTCCCAAGTGA
- a CDS encoding MCE family protein, which produces MKSFSERNLLVVGLVGMATVTALALVALNFQKIPVFNQGRSHVAEFADAGGLYIGATVEVSGYPAGRVARIDLDGSRVVVAFTVDRDIHLGEKSEARIRAKSLLGTKVLEVLPRGEEPLDAPIPLSRTTSPYQLPDALGDLASTISDLETDQLSESLATLSETFAHTPEQLKRAVAGVGRIAQTLGERDTNLRNLLDNAAAATGVLARRTDQVVALVRESNNLLAELRMQSAALDQIWHSLSAAARQLEGFIDENRTELRPALEKLNGVLTIIDNRKERVQLALEGLHTYALALGESLGSGPFFKAYLSNLLPGQFVQPFVEAAFSDLGLDPAVLAPSELSDPQTGRPGTPALPVPYPRTGQGGEPRTTVPDAITGKPGDPHYPYRQPPPAPEPGGPPPGPPAPAAPASEESGGRQ; this is translated from the coding sequence GTGAAATCGTTCTCTGAGCGGAATCTGTTGGTCGTCGGGCTGGTCGGGATGGCAACCGTGACCGCGCTGGCGCTGGTGGCGCTGAACTTCCAGAAGATCCCGGTGTTCAACCAGGGCCGCAGTCATGTGGCGGAGTTCGCCGACGCCGGCGGACTGTACATCGGTGCGACGGTGGAGGTTTCCGGGTATCCGGCCGGGCGGGTCGCCCGCATCGACCTGGACGGTTCCCGGGTGGTGGTGGCGTTCACCGTCGACCGCGACATCCACCTGGGCGAGAAGTCCGAGGCGCGGATCCGGGCCAAGAGCCTGCTGGGCACCAAGGTGTTGGAGGTGCTCCCGCGCGGCGAGGAGCCGCTGGACGCGCCGATCCCCTTGAGTCGCACGACCTCGCCGTACCAATTACCCGATGCTCTGGGCGATCTCGCGAGCACGATCAGCGATCTGGAGACCGATCAGTTGTCCGAATCGCTGGCCACGTTGTCGGAGACGTTCGCCCACACCCCCGAGCAGCTGAAACGCGCGGTCGCGGGTGTCGGGCGGATCGCGCAGACGCTGGGCGAACGCGACACCAACCTGCGCAACCTGCTCGACAACGCCGCCGCCGCCACCGGGGTGCTCGCCAGGCGCACCGACCAGGTGGTCGCCCTGGTACGCGAGTCCAACAATCTGCTGGCCGAACTGCGCATGCAGAGCGCCGCCCTGGACCAGATCTGGCACAGCCTGTCGGCCGCGGCGCGTCAACTCGAGGGATTCATCGACGAGAACCGCACCGAGTTGCGCCCGGCGCTGGAGAAGCTCAACGGGGTGCTGACGATCATCGACAATCGCAAGGAGCGGGTGCAACTCGCGCTGGAAGGCCTGCACACGTATGCGCTGGCCCTCGGTGAATCGCTGGGGTCGGGTCCGTTCTTCAAGGCCTATCTGAGCAACCTGCTGCCCGGACAGTTCGTGCAACCGTTCGTCGAGGCGGCGTTCTCGGATCTGGGTCTGGACCCGGCGGTGTTGGCGCCCTCGGAGTTGTCGGATCCGCAGACCGGCCGGCCCGGCACTCCGGCACTGCCGGTGCCCTATCCGCGGACCGGTCAGGGCGGCGAACCGCGGACCACCGTGCCGGACGCGATCACCGGCAAACCGGGCGATCCGCACTACCCGTACCGCCAGCCACCGCCGGCGCCGGAACCGGGCGGACCGCCCCCGGGCCCACCCGCACCCGCTGCACCGGCGTCTGAGGAGTCAGGAGGCCGGCAGTGA
- a CDS encoding MCE family protein, producing MFSSCRNPRAVVAVALIVVLFAGIVGTVRLAQQGSRMTVVAYFENTTGVFPGDDVRILGVRVGQISAIEPQPDRVKVTFWVDERYPVPAEVNAVILSPQLVTGRAIQLTPAYTSGPMLADGAEIPLARTAVPVEWDDVREQLARVTQLLQPTAPGEPSTLGRAIDTAADNLRGQGPTIRDTIVRLSRAMSALGDHSQDVFGSLRNLSTLVSALHDSTGLLEQLNHNMAAVSALLAEDPDKVGRVVADLHALVGDLQQFVADNREPLEIASTRLDSVGTALVDSIDDIKQALHVAPTVLQNFSNIYEAANGSFTGALAANNFANPIQFLCGAVQAASRLGAEQAAKLCVQYLAPIVKNRQYNFPPLGLNLFVGAQARPNEVTYSEPWMRPDYVPPLPAEAAPAASPHGTTVAADPAAGLPGLLLPHGGDR from the coding sequence GTGTTCAGTTCATGCAGAAACCCGCGTGCTGTTGTGGCGGTCGCACTCATCGTCGTGCTGTTCGCCGGGATCGTCGGCACGGTGCGGCTGGCCCAGCAGGGCTCCCGGATGACGGTGGTGGCGTATTTCGAGAACACCACCGGGGTCTTTCCGGGCGACGACGTGCGGATCCTGGGGGTGCGGGTCGGGCAGATCAGCGCGATAGAGCCGCAACCAGACCGGGTGAAGGTCACGTTCTGGGTCGATGAGCGCTACCCGGTGCCCGCCGAGGTGAATGCGGTGATCCTGTCACCGCAGCTGGTCACCGGGCGGGCGATCCAGTTGACCCCGGCCTACACCTCGGGTCCGATGCTGGCGGACGGGGCGGAGATCCCGCTGGCGCGGACGGCGGTTCCGGTGGAGTGGGACGACGTGCGCGAGCAGCTGGCCCGGGTGACGCAGTTGCTGCAGCCCACCGCACCCGGTGAGCCCAGCACCCTGGGACGGGCGATCGACACCGCCGCGGACAACCTGCGCGGTCAGGGACCCACCATCCGCGACACCATCGTGAGGCTGTCGCGGGCGATGTCGGCGCTGGGCGATCACAGCCAGGACGTGTTCGGTTCGCTGCGCAATCTGTCCACCCTGGTGTCGGCGCTGCACGACAGCACCGGCCTGCTCGAGCAGCTGAACCACAACATGGCCGCGGTGAGCGCGTTGCTGGCCGAGGATCCCGACAAGGTCGGCCGGGTGGTGGCGGACCTGCACGCCCTGGTGGGCGACCTGCAGCAGTTCGTCGCCGACAACCGCGAACCGTTGGAGATCGCCTCGACCAGGCTGGACTCGGTCGGTACGGCGCTGGTGGACAGCATCGACGACATCAAACAGGCGCTGCACGTCGCCCCGACGGTGCTGCAGAACTTCAGCAACATCTACGAGGCGGCCAACGGTTCGTTCACCGGTGCGCTGGCGGCGAACAACTTCGCCAACCCCATCCAGTTCTTGTGCGGCGCCGTCCAGGCGGCCTCCCGGTTGGGCGCCGAACAGGCCGCCAAACTGTGTGTGCAGTACCTGGCGCCGATCGTCAAGAACCGTCAGTACAACTTCCCGCCACTGGGACTGAACCTGTTCGTCGGAGCCCAGGCCCGGCCCAACGAGGTGACCTACAGCGAGCCGTGGATGCGTCCCGACTACGTCCCACCGCTGCCGGCCGAAGCGGCGCCGGCGGCGAGCCCACACGGCACGACGGTAGCGGCCGATCCGGCCGCCGGCCTGCCCGGGCTGCTGCTGCCGCACGGGGGTGACCGATGA
- a CDS encoding virulence factor Mce family protein, with protein sequence MTYRWRIALVLVVALAGVTGCADWRGVNTLSLPGTEGGGPGSFVVRAQMPDVNNLEPNARVRVDDVTVGAVTRIERQGWHALVTMRLDGSVRLPANATAKLGQTSILGSQHIELAPPEHTAPEGVLRDGSVIALENAGMYPTTEQTLASLSAVLNGGGIGQIYDITEALSLAFAGREDDLRNLVDQLDLFATQLNDQSGDIIAAAESLNDLIGRFAAQEPVLDRALTTIPDALAVLTEQRDSLVDSVDRLGRLGTLVTETVTETRHDLVRILEHSGPVLARLADAGPAMTRGLSGIVTYPFPFETIELWQRGDYANLTAVFDLTLSRLDAGFFTGTRWECHLTWLEMQWGRTIGQFPSPCTAGGPGTPGNPLTIPYRWDQGP encoded by the coding sequence ATGACCTACCGGTGGCGTATCGCGCTGGTCCTGGTGGTCGCGCTGGCCGGTGTGACGGGGTGTGCGGACTGGCGGGGGGTGAACACGTTGTCGTTGCCGGGCACCGAGGGTGGTGGCCCGGGATCGTTCGTGGTGCGCGCGCAGATGCCCGATGTGAACAATCTGGAGCCCAACGCAAGGGTGCGGGTCGACGACGTGACGGTGGGGGCGGTCACCAGGATCGAGCGGCAGGGTTGGCACGCGCTGGTGACGATGCGGTTGGACGGCAGTGTGCGGTTGCCGGCGAACGCCACCGCCAAGCTCGGTCAGACCAGCATCCTGGGGTCCCAGCACATCGAGTTGGCACCACCCGAGCACACCGCGCCCGAGGGGGTGCTGCGGGACGGGTCGGTGATCGCTCTGGAGAACGCGGGCATGTATCCGACCACCGAGCAGACGCTGGCGTCGCTGTCGGCGGTGCTCAACGGTGGGGGGATCGGCCAGATCTACGACATCACCGAGGCGTTGAGTCTGGCGTTCGCCGGCCGCGAGGATGATCTGCGCAACCTGGTCGATCAACTGGACCTGTTCGCCACCCAACTCAACGACCAGAGCGGTGACATCATCGCCGCGGCGGAGAGTCTCAACGACCTCATCGGCCGGTTCGCCGCGCAGGAACCGGTGCTGGACCGGGCGCTGACGACCATCCCGGACGCGCTGGCGGTGCTGACCGAGCAGCGCGATTCCCTGGTCGATTCGGTGGACCGGCTGGGCCGGTTGGGCACCCTGGTCACCGAGACGGTCACCGAGACCAGACACGACCTGGTGCGCATCCTGGAGCACAGCGGCCCGGTGCTGGCCCGGTTGGCCGATGCCGGGCCGGCCATGACGCGGGGGTTGAGCGGGATCGTGACCTATCCGTTCCCGTTCGAGACGATCGAGCTCTGGCAGCGCGGCGATTACGCCAACCTCACCGCGGTCTTCGACCTCACGCTCAGCCGACTGGACGCGGGCTTTTTCACCGGAACCCGGTGGGAATGCCATCTGACCTGGCTGGAGATGCAATGGGGCCGCACCATCGGGCAGTTCCCCAGCCCGTGTACCGCCGGTGGGCCCGGCACCCCCGGCAATCCGCTGACCATTCCGTACCGCTGGGACCAGGGGCCGTAG